GCACCGGCCACACAGCGCGCTCGGGGATTTAACGCCCAGGGAATTCACTCAACGCGCGGCCGAAACCGGGCTGCAGGAAGAGCGAAATTTCCAGCTCACTACGGTCTAGTTTTGGGGAGGGGGTCAGTATCGCGCCCAACAATCACCCCAGGTGGCTTGATTCAGGGGGAGCACTACAACATGGTGAACCCGGATGGCATAGTCGAGGGGTCTGGTATCTGGTCGGAAGAAATCAAGCGAGCTCGCGCCAAGGTCTATGGCATACTGAGGAGCCAATTCCAACAACATATGATCGAGCGAACCCTTCTCACGGTCAAGGTCTCAGGCCGCGACGTGGCCGAAGCTGTGCTGTTCCTGGCGTCCGATCGTTCCGCCAAGACCACGGGGGCGCCATGATCCCCGTCGACGGAGGCGCTCGGGAGGCCTTTCCTCGATGACCGGAGCTTGTGGAGCATTGCAATTGCGTGCCCTTTGCAGACCGATGATCCTCGCCGCCCCGTTGATCCCGCCTCGCTGATTCCCCGCAGGATTCCTGCCCATTCCTGACTCAGACCTCATAGGCTCTACACAATTTCCCAACCGAGGCTCGATGACGTACGACTGGGTACCTGTGCGGGCGTGTAGAGTGAGATGCTTCAGACCTGAGGAGCGATGATCTTGTCCTGGCTGATTAAGGTATTGGCAATGTTGGCCCTGTCGGCTCTTTGGGTATTGACCTCCAGCGAGTCGCACGCTTCGGTCAACCTGCCGACGCACCATTGGGCCTATGAGGTGATTGAGCGTTTGGTGGCCATGGGAGTGATTGACGAGGCCATGGTGGTCCAGAAACCCTACAGCCGCAAGCAGGCGGCTCGATACGTGGCGCGGGCCGTCGACCGGGTCAGCGGGGAGCATCAGTTGCCGGAAAGCCAGGAAGCGGTCGTTGGTCCTTTGCTGGAACGACTGATGCAGGAATTTCGGCCTGAGTTGGCCAGTCTCGGCGCAATGCCGGCCCCTTCGGGGTCGAAAGCCGGGAGGGTCCGTTTCGGGGGGCGGCTCCAGGTTGAAGGTGATGCCTTTTTCGTCGGGCACCAGACGGTCCGGTTCAGGGAGAACCGGGGCGGGGAGTATTACGCGAACGGCGAGCAGATCCAGACGGATCTCCGCGGGTGGATCGAGCTTGGCGACGCGCTTTCGATCGTGGCGCAGCCCAAATATATCAGTAATCCCCACGTCCTCGGCATCGGAGCTACCAACAACACCCAGAACGCCTACATGCGGGAGCTGAACGTCAAGTTGACCGTCGCCAATATTTCGCTCGAAGTGGGGCGAGGAACTCAGTGGTGGGGACCGGGATATCGGGGCTCGCTGCTCCTCACCGATCACGCCTTCCCGATGGACATGGTCAAACTGGGCAGCGAGGAGCCCTTCCGCCTCCCGTGGGTCTTCAAGGACCTGGGACAGTGGAAGCTGAACACGTTCCTGACGCAGTTGGAACGAGACCGTGATTTCCCGCGAGCCAAGGTGTTCGGATTGCGGCTCAGCTACCTGCCCACCAGCTGGCTGGAGCTGGGGTTCTCCCGCTTGACCCAGTTCGACGGGCGAGGGCGTACCCAGTCGTTCCCCTCCGCCGTCGTCAAGGCCTATACCTCCAGTCCCAACGCCCTGGGGGGGACCGATGTCAACGAACAGGCGATGCTGGACTTTCGGGTGAAAGTCCCGTCTGTCAACTATCTTGTTCCATTTCCCAGCGGCCTTCAGTTCTACGGGGAGATCGGATCGGAGGACAAGTGGTCTCAGTTTCCCCTGCCGAACCGGGCCGCCGTGCTCGGCGGGATCTATATCCCGCAGCTCTTTTCGGGCGATTCGACGGATCTGCGGATCGAGTATGCCACGACCGACCTGGCTCGTGAAAAGAGCGGTCTCTCGAACGTATGGTACGGGAACGCAATCTATACCAGCGGGATGCGGTATCGAGGGTTTCCTTTGGGGCACTGGATGGGGCCTGATGCCACGGACCTCTTCGTGCAAGTGACCCGTGCCATGACGGACGATCTTCGGATAGGGCTGCACCTCGAGCAGTCGGAGCGCGGCAAGGCCCTCCCAACCCCAGAGAAGAAGCAGGAGGCGGCCGCGGACCTGACTTGGTGGGTCTCGAAACGGCTCCAACTGACGGTCGGCTACACGTATCAGCGCATCAAGAACCCTGGTCAGATCACGAGCATCAACCCGTTCACGGAGACCTTCACCTCGGGCCTCACGTCCACCAATCATCTCCTTTGGACAAATCTGGCTGTAGAGTTCTGAAGGAGGCGGTAGCGCGCGCCCTCTTCCGCTCAAGTCTGAATCCCGAATCTCTCCCTCGCTCCTCGCCTTTCCGATCAAGCCTTCTCACATTCCTGACTTAGACCGACCCTGCCCGGCTTCACCCATTTTCCTGATTCCCCCCATCCCATTGCTTGCCCGCGTCGCGCCCCTGCTGTATCCTCCGGGGCGAGTCCGGTGCTGCCGGTATCATCCTGTCTGCCTTGAGGGAATCGTGACGGACCACGCGGTTCTGGTCGATCTGTTACTAATCTTCGTGGTGTCAATCACCGTGGTCTTCGTGTTTCAGAAGATCAAGGTGCCGGCGATCGCCGGGTTTTTGGCCGCTGGGGCGTTGATCGGGCCGTACGGGTTGAACCTGGTGCCCGATGTCCAGCAGGTCAAGGTGCTGGCCGAGATCGGCGTGGCGCTCCTCCTGTTCACGATCGGGATCGAATTTTCGCTGGCCCACCTGACCGCAGTGCGCAGGCTGCTCCTGGTCGGAGGGCCGCTCCAGGTCGCCAGCGTGGTCGTGCTGGCGCTTCTCGGGGGCTGGTTCGCTGGCTTGCCGGCCCGCGAGACCATCTTCTGGGGTTGTCTCCTGTCGCTCAGCAGCACGGCAATCGTGCTCAAGGCCCTGGCGGAGCGGGGCGAGAGCGATTCGCTCCACGGGCGCACGACGGTCAGCATCCTGATCTTCCAGGACCTGGCCGTGGTCCCGATGATGATGGTGACCCCCCTGCTGGCCGGACCGGGCGACGGGGACGTGGCGGGGATTCTGCTCGCGCTCGCGAAGTCGGCGATGCTGGTGGGGCTCATCGTCGGGGCTGCCTGGTTCTTCGTGCCCGGTCTGCTGGAGCAGATCGCGGGGAGCCGGAGCCGCGAACTCTTCCTGCTGACGATCATCGTGTTGTGCCTGGGCATCGCCTGGCTGACATCACGGGCCGGGCTCTCGCTGGCCTTGGGGGCCTTCATTGCCGGTCTGGTCATTTCCGAATCCGAATACAGCCACCAGGCGCTTGCCGAGATCCTGCCGTTTCGGGACAGCTTCAACAGCCTCTTCTTCGTGTCCGTCGGCATGCTGATGGACGTGCGGGTCGTGTGGGCGCATCCGGTGCTCCTGGCTTCGCTGGTCGGAGCGGTGCTCATCGGCAAGTTCCTGACTGCGGCCGGACCGATCCTCGCCATGGGGCTTCCGCCCCGCTCGGCGATCCTGGCGGGCATCGCCTTGGCGCAGGTCGGGGAATTCAGCTTCATCCTGGCACAGGAGGGGCAGGCGGCAGGTCTCCTCCAGGCCGAGCCGTACCAGGTGTTCCTGGCCGTCTCGGTGCTGACGATGGTGGTCACGCCGTTCCTGATCCAACTCGCGCCAAAGGTCGCCCGGCGCGCAGAAGCGTTCCAGCGGCTGCGCCGCTGGTTCCCCGGCCGCACCACGTCCCATCTGACCCATCTGGACACGCGGCATCTCCGGATCAAGGACCACGTCATCGTGGTCGGTTACGGTCTGAACGGGCGCAACCTGGCCCGCGTGCTGCAGGAGACGGAGATTCCCTACGTCGTGCTGGACCTGGACGGGGAGACCGTCCGGCGCGAGTCCCGCAACGGAGTCCCGATCTACTACGGAGACGCCACGAATCCCGGCGTCCTCCGCCAGCTCCGGATCGAGGAGGCCCGCGTGCTGGTCCTGGCCATCTCCGACCCCTTTTCCGCCAGGCGCACGGTCCAAATCGCCAAGGGGCTCAATCCGGCCGTCCACGTCGTGGTGCGGACCCGCTACCTGCGCGAGCTGGAGGAATTGCACCAGTTGGGCGCGGACGAGGTCGTGCCGGAGGAGTTCGAGACCTCGATCGAGATTTTCGCCCTCGTCCTGCGGAACTACCGGATGCCTCCCGACCTGATCACGAAGAAAGCCGAGCAGGTCAGGCGGGAAGGGTACGCCGTCCTCAGGCGCACGGCCCTGCCGGAGTTGGCCCATCACCTCCGCGGGGGAACCCTGGCCGAGGCGGAGGTCGAGACCTGGCGGATCGAGCCGGAGTCGCCTGCCGCCGGCAAGACCCTCGCGCAGGTCTCGATCCGGCCGAGGACCGGCGCCTCGGTCATCGCCCTGACCAGGGGCGGAGTCACGGAATCCAATCCGTCCGAGAAGGTTCGGCTGGAGGCCGGTGACGTGGTGGTCCTCCTGGGTACCAGGGAGCAGATCCGACGCGCCATCGGCCTGCTCACGGACAACAAGATGGAGGCGGACCGTTGAGCAGTGGTTGCCTTGACATCAAAAAGAAGCGCGTTTTATAGTGAATTTCCTCGAAGGCCGCAAGCCATCGGACGCACACTTGTGCGAGGAGCGCGAGGTGAACGATGAGTACGACCCAACTCGAACCGGCAGCCGCACTGGCTGAGTTGCGGGAGAACAAGCCCGACCGCGTCACGATCGTCGTCCTCAGCGGGGACATGGACCGGGTCATGGCCGCCTTCATCATTGCGACCGGTGCGGCGGCCATGGGGATGCCGGTGACCATGTTCTTCACGTTCTGGGGCTTGAATGCCATTCGCCGGCCCGGAGCGGTGAGCGCGGCCAAGGATTGGCTCCGCAGGCTCTTCGGTCTGTTGAACAGGGGAGGAGCCGACAGGTTGCCGCTGTCCCGCTTCCATTTCTGGGGGCTGGGGACCGTCATGATGAAGCAGGTCATGCGCCAGCATCGTATGCCGGGCATTCCGGAACTGATGGCGACGGCGCAGGAGCTGGGAGTGCGGTTCATCGCTTGCACGACCACGATGGGCTTGATGGGGATCACCAAGGACACGCTGATCGAGGGAGTCGATCAGTTGGCCGGCGTCACGACCTACCTGGCCGAGGCAAAACAAGGAAGCGTAAATTTGTTCATTTAGGAGCGAGTTGCAAATAGCTAGTAGCTCTGATCTGCCGGCTGCTAGCTATTCGCTGTGTGCTGTTTGCTGAGGTGCTGGGGATGATCCAATCAGACGTGAAGCTGGACACGCTCGGGTACTTCTGCCCGATGCCGATCATCATGACCTCCAAGAAGATCAAGGAGCTGTCGCCAGGGCAGGTGCTCGAAGTGCTGTCCGACGACGAAGGGATCAAGAAGGACATGCCGGCCTGGTGTCAGACCACCGGTCACGAGATGGTCGGATTGGAAGAGGAGATGGCTGATTCACGGAGGATCTACAAGGCCTTTGTGAGGAAAGCGAAGCGCTGACCTTCTTGGTCGAGGCGCTGAGGCCTGGCCATAGGGGCCGGGACAGAAACGGGGAATGAGAAAAACCGGAGGTGCGACAAGCACTTCCGGTTTTTTTGTGCCTGAGGCGCCGATCCGAGAGGCATCTGCCCTTTGGCTACGATATGTTGTAGATACTTCTTGACACAACCACAATACTTTGCTATCAGGAGGAGCCAATTCACACAATCCTAACAGAAAGTTGAGGTCACGGGCATCCAGTAAGCGAATCTCCGCCTGGTTCAGGCGGCCACCGGGGTGATGAATATCCGGGAGGACTCTCCCCTGATTCTTCACCGATTCCTTCCCAGGCCCTTCCCGTCAAAGAGACAGCCACAGTCTCGCTTCTCTCCGGTCAAACTTCCACGGCGATCGGAATCTTTCCCAATCGGCCTGTTCTTGGGCGCGGAGGCGCAGCCTTGCGGATTGGTGCGGACGACCAAACCAAGGAGGTGGCAGATGTCGGCACACAGCCTCGTCCTGGAAGAAAAGGCCCTGCAGGTTGCCGAGCAAGCGGCGGCGCAATTTGATGGAGCCAGAGTCGAGCCGATCCTGAATTGGGATCAGGAGCGGCCCGCCGGGTTCCTGATTGACTCCTTTCTGGAGCGGATCGCCGTCGTCGTCTGCGAGCGGAAAGAACTCCTCCTCCGCGATGTCCGAACCATCCGTCAGGCCATGGCGCGGGCCCAGGCCCGCCGTGTGCTGCTCTACGTGCCAGACGACATGGTGATTCCCAATCCCGTCATGCTCCTCGCCGCCCTCTCGAAGATCGAAATCGTGCGCATGACCGAGACCCATTAAGGGCGCGGTGTCGCGAGAATCCAGCAGGAGGTCTGGTTCGCCACGATGGGCGTGAAAAGGGGGAGCATCATGTCGGGACCTTTCAACCTCCGGTATCTCCACCTGTTCGTTCGGGAGCGGTCGGCGGGGGCGTTCATTCTGTCGCGGAACGGACGGTCGGCCGACTTCGTCGGAGCCAGCACGACGGACGTAGCGAACGCGCTGAGACAGTACGGGAGCCAGTCCGGCTACCGGTACTTTTGGTTCGCCTATTCGAATTCTCCCGAGGAAGCGGTCCAGCTTGAGTTGACCTGGTACCACCGGTACCATCCGGCGGACAATGCCGTGCCTCCGGCCAGGAACCACGGAGCGGATTGGCATTGTACGGCCGAGGGGTGCGCGGCCTGTGCGTTGATTCAGTCCAGACGCTGATTCCGTCGAGCACCGGACCGCCAGTCCAGTACCCGCTCCTTCCCTCAGTCCCCGGCAGGGGCCCGTGTGCCCCTGCCACCGCCTTGACTTCGTCCGACCGATGCCGATACCGTGTCCTCCCCGATGTCCGGCACGAGAGCAGTCATCCCATGTAGGCATCGGTCACGTGTGAGCCGGTCCCGTGCCTTCAGGAAAGAATGAGGCCTTGTTGATCCGGAACTGCGGGCAGCTCGTGACTCTGCGCGGGCCCGCCCGGCCTCGCCGAGGGGCGGAGATGGAGGAGCTGGGTCTGATCCGCCACGGGGCCGTGTTGCTCCGGGACGGACTCGTGACTGCAGTGGGCCCCGACGAGCGGATCTGCCGGTTGCCGGCGGCTCGCGGTGCGAAACCGGTGGACGCCGGCTGCCGCGTCGTCCTGCCGGGCTTCGTGGATTCCCACACGCACGCGCTCTTTGCAGCCCCCCGCCTGGATGAGTATGAGGCGAGGATCGGCGGCTCGACCTACGCCGGGCTCGCCAGGGCCGGCGGCGGCATCCAGGCCAGCGCCAGGCTGATCCGGTCCGCGAGCGAGCGATCGTTGGTCTGCCGGCTCGGCCAAGTGGCGCGGCTGTTCCTGGAGCACGGAACGACCACAATCGAGGTCAAGAGCGGCTACGGCCTGGAGCTCGACGGGGAATTGAAGATGCTCCGGGCAATCCGGGAGGCCGCCGGACGAAGCCCGCTGGAGATGGTGCCGACGCTCCTGGCCCACGATGTGCCCCGCCGTTTTCGGCGGAAGCGTGCCCGCTTTCTCCGGGTCTGGACGCGCGAACTGATCCCCCTGGTCGCCCGGTCCGGGCTGGCCGAGTGCTGCGACGTCTTTTGCGACCGGGGCTATTTCTCGCTCCGCGAGACCGGGATGGTGCTGCGTGCGGCGGCCCGAGCCGGGCTGAAGCTGAAGGTCCATGCGGAACAGTTGGTCCGATCCGGATCGGCCCTGCTGGCCGCGGGGCTCGGCGCCCTGTCCGCGGATCATCTGGATCACCTGTCCGAGGCTGATATCCGGCGCCTGCGGGGGACCCCGACGGTCGCGACCCTGCTGCCGGGCACGACCCTGCACCTCGACTCGCATCCAGATCCGCCGGCCCGCTGGTTGATCGACGCCGGAGTCCCGGTCGCGCTCGCGACGAATTTCAATCCGGGCAGCTCGCCGACTGTGAGCATGCAGCTCATCCTCTCACTGGCCTGCTCGCGGCTGAAGATGAGCCCGGCGGAGGCGCTCACGGCCGCCACCGTGAACGGGGCCTACGCGCTTGGACGGGGCAGCCTGGTCGGATCGCTGGAGGTCGGCAAGCAGGCCGATCTCATCATCATGGATGCAACGGATTACCGGGAGATCCCGTACTACGTCGGGATGAATCATTGCGTCACGGTGATCAAGAGGGGGCGCGTGGTCTTTTCAAGGGGAGGGCGAGAGGCGCGAGGCTAGAGGCTAGGGGGCAGAAGTCAGGAAAAGGCCTCTAGCCCCTCGCCCCTTGCCACGAGCCTGCGCGTGAGCGATGCAGCGGCTCATCGAGTGCGTGCCGAACTTCAGCGAGGGCCGTCGGGCCGAAACCGTCAACCGGCTCGTCGCGGCAGTCCGATCGGTGCCGGGGGTGTTCCTGCTCGATCAGGAGATGGACGCCGATCACCACCGGTCCGTGCTGACGTTCGTCGGGGAACCGGACGCGGTCGGGGAGGCGGCCTTTCGGGTGACGCAGGCTGCGACGGAGTTGATTGATCTGAGGCGGCACGAGGGCGAACATCCCCGCGTGGGAGCGACGGACGTCGTGCCGTTCGTGCCGATCCGGGGCGTCACGATGGGCGAATGCGTCGCCCTGGCCAAGCGGGTCGGGGCCAGGATCGGGAGCGAGCTACGGATCC
The sequence above is drawn from the Nitrospirota bacterium genome and encodes:
- the hutI gene encoding imidazolonepropionase codes for the protein MEELGLIRHGAVLLRDGLVTAVGPDERICRLPAARGAKPVDAGCRVVLPGFVDSHTHALFAAPRLDEYEARIGGSTYAGLARAGGGIQASARLIRSASERSLVCRLGQVARLFLEHGTTTIEVKSGYGLELDGELKMLRAIREAAGRSPLEMVPTLLAHDVPRRFRRKRARFLRVWTRELIPLVARSGLAECCDVFCDRGYFSLRETGMVLRAAARAGLKLKVHAEQLVRSGSALLAAGLGALSADHLDHLSEADIRRLRGTPTVATLLPGTTLHLDSHPDPPARWLIDAGVPVALATNFNPGSSPTVSMQLILSLACSRLKMSPAEALTAATVNGAYALGRGSLVGSLEVGKQADLIIMDATDYREIPYYVGMNHCVTVIKRGRVVFSRGGREARG
- a CDS encoding sulfurtransferase TusA family protein, with the translated sequence MIQSDVKLDTLGYFCPMPIIMTSKKIKELSPGQVLEVLSDDEGIKKDMPAWCQTTGHEMVGLEEEMADSRRIYKAFVRKAKR
- a CDS encoding DsrE/DsrF/DrsH-like family protein, giving the protein MSTTQLEPAAALAELRENKPDRVTIVVLSGDMDRVMAAFIIATGAAAMGMPVTMFFTFWGLNAIRRPGAVSAAKDWLRRLFGLLNRGGADRLPLSRFHFWGLGTVMMKQVMRQHRMPGIPELMATAQELGVRFIACTTTMGLMGITKDTLIEGVDQLAGVTTYLAEAKQGSVNLFI
- a CDS encoding capsule assembly Wzi family protein, translating into MSWLIKVLAMLALSALWVLTSSESHASVNLPTHHWAYEVIERLVAMGVIDEAMVVQKPYSRKQAARYVARAVDRVSGEHQLPESQEAVVGPLLERLMQEFRPELASLGAMPAPSGSKAGRVRFGGRLQVEGDAFFVGHQTVRFRENRGGEYYANGEQIQTDLRGWIELGDALSIVAQPKYISNPHVLGIGATNNTQNAYMRELNVKLTVANISLEVGRGTQWWGPGYRGSLLLTDHAFPMDMVKLGSEEPFRLPWVFKDLGQWKLNTFLTQLERDRDFPRAKVFGLRLSYLPTSWLELGFSRLTQFDGRGRTQSFPSAVVKAYTSSPNALGGTDVNEQAMLDFRVKVPSVNYLVPFPSGLQFYGEIGSEDKWSQFPLPNRAAVLGGIYIPQLFSGDSTDLRIEYATTDLAREKSGLSNVWYGNAIYTSGMRYRGFPLGHWMGPDATDLFVQVTRAMTDDLRIGLHLEQSERGKALPTPEKKQEAAADLTWWVSKRLQLTVGYTYQRIKNPGQITSINPFTETFTSGLTSTNHLLWTNLAVEF
- a CDS encoding cation:proton antiporter; protein product: MTDHAVLVDLLLIFVVSITVVFVFQKIKVPAIAGFLAAGALIGPYGLNLVPDVQQVKVLAEIGVALLLFTIGIEFSLAHLTAVRRLLLVGGPLQVASVVVLALLGGWFAGLPARETIFWGCLLSLSSTAIVLKALAERGESDSLHGRTTVSILIFQDLAVVPMMMVTPLLAGPGDGDVAGILLALAKSAMLVGLIVGAAWFFVPGLLEQIAGSRSRELFLLTIIVLCLGIAWLTSRAGLSLALGAFIAGLVISESEYSHQALAEILPFRDSFNSLFFVSVGMLMDVRVVWAHPVLLASLVGAVLIGKFLTAAGPILAMGLPPRSAILAGIALAQVGEFSFILAQEGQAAGLLQAEPYQVFLAVSVLTMVVTPFLIQLAPKVARRAEAFQRLRRWFPGRTTSHLTHLDTRHLRIKDHVIVVGYGLNGRNLARVLQETEIPYVVLDLDGETVRRESRNGVPIYYGDATNPGVLRQLRIEEARVLVLAISDPFSARRTVQIAKGLNPAVHVVVRTRYLRELEELHQLGADEVVPEEFETSIEIFALVLRNYRMPPDLITKKAEQVRREGYAVLRRTALPELAHHLRGGTLAEAEVETWRIEPESPAAGKTLAQVSIRPRTGASVIALTRGGVTESNPSEKVRLEAGDVVVLLGTREQIRRAIGLLTDNKMEADR